TGCTGTTTGGGACCTTGCTGGCCACTGGACTGATCGGCAAGCGCAAGGCGGCGTAAGTCAGCTACGCCGCCTTCGGGCTTCTGCGTCTTCGTTCTCGGTTCCCGGTTCCCGGTTCCCGCAGCCTATTTGAACTCGTGGCTGACGCTGGCCGTCTTTCCTGAGCGTACCCGTATTGTTGTGCTGAACTCCGGCAAGCCCGCATTTTTGATAACGATGCGGTGCGAGCCTGGAGCCAGGGACAAGGACTTCAAAGGCGGGCTGACACCTTGCTTGCGGCCATTCACATAGACCTCCCCCCAAGGGCGTACATCCAGGGCAACCGTGCCCTTAGCCGGTGGCGCGGGCTTGGCGGCGACGGGCTCCAGTTGTTCCACATGATCGACTTGCGCGGTAGGCTCTGAAGATTCGGTTTGTGTGCTTGCGGCCACTCCTGATGCAGTGGCCGAGGCAGTCTCGGTAAGTCCCATTGCTCCGGCACTTCCCGCAGCCCCGGTAGTTTCCTTAACTCCGGAGGCCTCTGCTGTTGCAGCCCCCCCTTCAGTAACTCCTGTAACTCCAACGGCTCCAGTTGTTCCGGCTGTTCCGACTGTTCCGACTGTTCCGACTGTTCCGACTGTTCCGACTGTTCCGGCAGCATGATCAGCCAAAGCCAGACGAGCTGCATCATCCGATGTGTTTTGTATTTGAACTGGCAAAGCAGGCTGCAAAGCTCCCGACTCGGACAGCAGTTTCAACTCCGGTGTTGTCGCGGCTTGTGAGCCCGAAGCCTGGGCTAATTGCTGCCCTGCCTCCGTGCCATTTTGCGTACCTGTCAGCCGCGACCCAAGCTGATCTGCTCCTGCCTCCAAAGACTGCCCCGATTGAGGTGCAGACACACCCCCTACACCCAAAGCAGCCACATCATTCGGCTTGGACTCTCCACCCACCACCAACCCTCCTGGCGGCTCCGACGTAGTTGGTCCCGGCCTTGTTGTGGACTCTTCAGGCGTGGCGCCCA
This genomic window from Alcaligenes faecalis contains:
- a CDS encoding PEGA domain-containing protein, giving the protein MKRTHSAKDVQGRPLGQILDSLSLDQRLVILDQLALQLAELHEHQEWYGALGLGTVVLSDEGLVQLLPLEQNLHKRSLAQARAQGVAFDEPCAAPEQYVDDPVRPAGPWTDVYGYAALRWQLTSGLPLMAAPWRQLKDPVVMDEDADGPTQAMLQGLALDWVQRPQSMASYRRLERLGQVPEPLPEHAPAAQAVRPITPERRSSLPLWLAGLAIVVLAGLGAAYWSGDSDTSGPAVASSDANRPAVVGATPEESTTRPGPTTSEPPGGLVVGGESKPNDVAALGVGGVSAPQSGQSLEAGADQLGSRLTGTQNGTEAGQQLAQASGSQAATTPELKLLSESGALQPALPVQIQNTSDDAARLALADHAAGTVGTVGTVGTVGTVGTAGTTGAVGVTGVTEGGAATAEASGVKETTGAAGSAGAMGLTETASATASGVAASTQTESSEPTAQVDHVEQLEPVAAKPAPPAKGTVALDVRPWGEVYVNGRKQGVSPPLKSLSLAPGSHRIVIKNAGLPEFSTTIRVRSGKTASVSHEFK